GGCGATGTTCGGCATCACGCGCACGACGGGATTCTCGGTGCGTATCATTTCGGTGATGCCGGAAGTCGTCACCCCCGCCGCGATCGTGATCAGCAGCTGGTCGGGACGCAGAAGGTCACGCACCTGGTCCGCCACGCGCTCGATGGCCTGCGGCTTGAGGCAGATCATGACGATATCCGCTTCAAGTACCGCTTCCCGGTTGTCGGTGGTCCACCGTACTTCCCACTGATCCGCCAGGTCCTTCAGATAGTCGGACCGCAGACCGGTAATCACGATCTGGTCCGGGGGAACGAGATTCGCTCTGCGTATGCCGCCAAGCAGGCAGGATCCCATGTTTCCTGTTCCGAGTATCATGAGGCGATGGTTATTGAGCATTTTGCACCTTCCGGTCGGTGATGCCGGGGTTATCCGACGTATATGGCGGACACGATGCGGTCCAGGCCATTGTAATCCTTCACGATCTCCACGTTTCCATAGGCGCGGCGTTCCGCCATCAAGCGGGCCACCGCGGCGGACTGCTCCGCGCCGATCTCCAGGGCGATCATCCCGCCTGCGTTCAGATAACACGGGGCCTGATCGATGAGTTCGCGATGGTAATCCAGACCGCCTTCGCCGCCGTGAAGCGCCAGCCGGGGTTCGTACCCGCGAACCTCCTCCGGCAGGCCGTCCATTTCCCGGGAAGCGACGTAGGGCGGATTGGCCACGATCAGGTCCAGGGCGTGCGGTCCACGCGCATCGAGCGGCGACAGCATCGAACCGTGCATAAAGGTGATCCGTCTGTGGCGGTCCCCCAGGAGATGGTCGGCATTCCTGCGCGCGACCTCCAGGGCCCCCGGGGAAACATCCGTAGCGTATCCCTGTGCGAACGGGCATTCCAGGGCGAGCGTGACCGCCAGGACGCCCGAGCCCGTGCCGATGTCCGCGAATCGCACGTCCGGACTTCCGGCCCGTTCGCGGTGCACCCCATCCAGGCAGGGGCGCACGTGGTC
The window above is part of the Gemmatimonadota bacterium genome. Proteins encoded here:
- the prmC gene encoding peptide chain release factor N(5)-glutamine methyltransferase, translated to MNEFECPTATTVLQAVDWATRKLDGRPGHVSPVGHVSRVESELLLGEVCASSRLELYLDHDRRLDPLESSRFSALVDRRMRGEPVQYLTGRTEFYGREFEVSPAVLIPRPETERLVDHVRPCLDGVHRERAGSPDVRFADIGTGSGVLAVTLALECPFAQGYATDVSPGALEVARRNADHLLGDRHRRITFMHGSMLSPLDARGPHALDLIVANPPYVASREMDGLPEEVRGYEPRLALHGGEGGLDYHRELIDQAPCYLNAGGMIALEIGAEQSAAVARLMAERRAYGNVEIVKDYNGLDRIVSAIYVG